Proteins co-encoded in one Ciona intestinalis unplaced genomic scaffold, KH HT001081.1, whole genome shotgun sequence genomic window:
- the LOC100175261 gene encoding gap junction gamma-1 protein-like, which yields MVCNTLSPGCKNVCFNEFSPISPIRYWFFQILAVSLASIIFSIYTTHKLALVTRAIRQKKRWIAKEKLKAIELKEQRRSAKEGDETKKVVEKKAEPKEEKKDDKDEEVVATKLQTDHPPKLFLAYFFMVFMRLVIEVGFMVGQYFLYTYKFVVPELWQCSHWPCPNVVDCFVSRPKEKTIMICTFYVTGCIMVVLNVIELYHIGGNVGKAWSNRSNDITKEVFGESAGPNFEAPGGMRHWVPGAEGMYQQYPSGYPAAVGIPTLYTSYGRSRRKGRKSGLPKNRFGGDEYYY from the exons ATGGTTTGCAATACTTTGTCTCCTGGTTGTAAGAACGTTTGTTTCAACGAATTTAGTCCAATTTCTCCT ATCCGTTACTGGTTTTTTCAAATTCTTGCCGTGTCGTTGGCGTCGATAATATTCAGTATTTACACAACCCACAAGTTAGCGCTGGTCACAAGAGCTATTCGGCAAAAGAAAAGATGGATCGCCAAGGAAAAgctaaaa GCTATTGAACTAAAAGAGCAACGTAGGAGTGCAAAAGAAGGGGACGAAACAAAAAAGGTTGTTGAAAAGAAAGCAGAAC ccAAAGAGGAGAAAAAAGATGACAAAGACGAAGAAGTTGTTGCCACGAAACTACAAACAGATCATCCGCCTAAACTCTTCTTAGCATATTTCTTTatg GTTTTTATGAGATTGGTAATCGAAGTTGGATTCATGGTTGGCCAATACTTTCTCTATACTTACAAGTTCGTTGTACCTGAGTTGTGGCAATGTAGTCACTGGCCTTGTCCCAATGTGGTCGATTGCTTCGTTTCAAG GCCGAAGGAGAAGACAATTATGATCTGCACGTTCTACGTCACTGGTTGCATCATGGTCGTTCTCAATGTGATCGAGTTATATCACATCGGTGGCAACGTTGGTAAAGCTTGGAGCAATAGAAGTAATGATATTACGAAAGAAGTGTTTGGGGAAAGTGCCGGCCCTAACTTTGAGGCCCCCGGTGGCATGAGACATTGGGTGCCGGGGGCAGAGGGTATGTACCAACAATATCCGAGTGGTTACCCCGCTGCTGTAGGGATACCTACACTCTATACAAGCTACGGTAGATCTCGACGTAAAGGTAGAAAATCAGGCTTACCAAAGAACCGATTTGGCGGGGACGAATACTATTACTGA